GGGTCGAAGTCGCACTCGGCGGCCACCCGCGACCGGAAGCCCGTCGCGTCGAACAGCGAGATCGTGCGGGTGGCGGTGCGGCCCGCGGTCAGCAGCTCCCAGAACGCCTTCGTGCCGGTGCCGCCGGGTGCCACCACCCCGATGCCGGTCACCGCCACCCGGCGGGTCACGGCGTCGGCTCCGTGTCCACGTGCCCCAGTTCGGGCCGGGGCGCGAGCGGGCACAGGTGGAACACCAGCCGCGCGGGCGCGGCGGAGGTGTTGCGGACCCGGTGCCGGACGCCGAGCGGCACCAGCATCGCCTGGTCGGCGGTCAGCCGGTGCGGGACTCCGTCGAGGTCCAGTTCGACCTCGCCCGCCACCACGTAGAGGTACTCGTCGGAGTACGGGTGGTAGTGCTCGGTGACCCGCTCGCCGGGCGCCAGCGCCAGCACGCCGAGGAAGCCGCTGGTCGAGCCCACGGTCTTCGGGCCGAGCAGGACGCGCACGTCACCGCCGCGGTGCAGCAGGGGCGGGACGTCGGCCGGGCTCACCGCCCGGTGCAGCTGCCCGGTCACGCCGCCACCTCCACCACTCGGTCGGTCACCAGGGTCATCGGCCGCGCGAGCCGCACGAGCGGCGCGAGCAGGCCCGCCAGCGGCACCGGCGGCGAGCCGGGCGCGTGGCCCGGCGCCGCGGACTCGGTGAGGTGCACGACGAGGTCGTGGCGGCGGAACACGGTGACGGCACCGTCGAGGGGCGCCTCGGCGGCGAGCAGCCCGGCCACCTCGCGGCCGCGTCCCGGCAGCGTCCGGTAGAGCGCGGCGGTCCGGGGCGCCCCGCGCTCGGCCGTGCCGCGCCGCCCGGTCACCCGCATCACGGAGGTGGCCAGGAAGCGGCGGCGGTCGTCCTCGTCGGCCAGGTCGCGCGGTTCGAGCAGGTGCGGTCGCAGGCGCTCCTCCACGGCCCGGATCTGCGGCCGGCCGGCCAGGTGGCGGATCGCCTCGGCGGGCGGGCAGGTGATGTCCACGACCCGCACGACGGTCGGTCCGGCCATGAACACCGAGGTGCGGTCGAGCAGGGCGCGCGGCGGAC
This region of Saccharothrix longispora genomic DNA includes:
- a CDS encoding cupin domain-containing protein; amino-acid sequence: MTGQLHRAVSPADVPPLLHRGGDVRVLLGPKTVGSTSGFLGVLALAPGERVTEHYHPYSDEYLYVVAGEVELDLDGVPHRLTADQAMLVPLGVRHRVRNTSAAPARLVFHLCPLAPRPELGHVDTEPTP
- a CDS encoding SchA/CurD-like domain-containing protein gives rise to the protein MNRYALTFAVRPGSEAAVAEILSGYHRPPPGASGGGASGGGPPRALLDRTSVFMAGPTVVRVVDITCPPAEAIRHLAGRPQIRAVEERLRPHLLEPRDLADEDDRRRFLATSVMRVTGRRGTAERGAPRTAALYRTLPGRGREVAGLLAAEAPLDGAVTVFRRHDLVVHLTESAAPGHAPGSPPVPLAGLLAPLVRLARPMTLVTDRVVEVAA